In one window of Syntrophorhabdaceae bacterium DNA:
- a CDS encoding glycyl-radical enzyme activating protein, whose product MTTSDEERHRAPIFNIQRFSIQDGPGIRTTVFFKGCPLRCVWCSNPESQRSAPEVAHRQSLCVACGECAKACPQQAITFVPGEKGPRYLLDRTKCVACGTCVQACTAGALRIYGQVMTVEEVFDEIKRDADFYEKSEGGVTASGGECLLQADFVAALFRLCHGEGFHTTIDTCGYGTEKDLEKVLAETDLVLFDLKVMDSAEHEKLTKQHNEVILRNARLAATKSLPIIFRTPIIPGMTDSEKNLDAIARFVAGLDCDKRIDILPYHRFGEGKYTMLGRVYEMGNVAAPGDDEMRRILEVFKQYNIECEIQE is encoded by the coding sequence GTGACAACATCGGATGAAGAGAGACACCGCGCCCCGATATTCAACATTCAGCGGTTCAGCATCCAGGATGGGCCCGGCATCAGGACCACCGTTTTCTTCAAGGGATGCCCCCTGCGGTGCGTCTGGTGTTCCAACCCCGAGTCACAGCGTAGCGCCCCTGAAGTAGCCCACCGCCAGTCGCTCTGCGTCGCCTGCGGTGAGTGTGCCAAGGCGTGCCCCCAGCAGGCGATCACTTTTGTGCCCGGCGAAAAAGGTCCCCGGTACCTTTTGGATAGAACCAAGTGCGTCGCCTGCGGAACCTGCGTGCAGGCCTGTACGGCAGGTGCCCTCAGGATTTACGGTCAGGTCATGACGGTGGAAGAAGTCTTCGATGAAATCAAAAGAGATGCGGACTTCTACGAGAAATCCGAAGGAGGTGTTACCGCATCTGGGGGTGAGTGCCTCTTGCAGGCCGATTTTGTTGCGGCACTCTTCCGCCTCTGCCACGGGGAAGGCTTCCACACGACCATAGACACCTGCGGGTATGGAACTGAAAAAGACCTCGAGAAAGTCCTCGCCGAAACGGATCTCGTGCTTTTCGATCTGAAGGTCATGGACAGCGCCGAACACGAGAAGCTCACGAAGCAGCATAACGAAGTAATCCTCCGTAACGCTCGTCTTGCAGCTACAAAGTCTCTTCCCATCATCTTCCGCACCCCGATCATCCCAGGGATGACCGATTCTGAGAAGAATCTCGACGCAATCGCCCGGTTCGTGGCCGGGCTCGACTGCGACAAGCGGATCGATATTCTTCCCTATCACCGTTTTGGTGAAGGCAAATACACCATGCTGGGGAGGGTATACGAGATGGGTAACGTCGCGGCGCCCGGAGACGACGAGATGCGCCGAATCCTCGAAGTGTTCAAACAGTATAACATCGAATGCGAGATTCAGGAGTGA
- a CDS encoding ABC transporter ATP-binding protein has product MRDIQNKEKRSSVEMNDALLRVTDLKTYFFLRRGIVKSVNGVSFSLKKGEILGLVGESACGKTVTGLSILRLVPDPPGKIVGGHVYFEGQDLLTKSEEEMRRLRGYKITMIQQNPDSSLNPVFRIGDQVSEAIATCQEIDKKERWEKAIEMLHLVRIASPGLRALEYPHQMSGGMRQRVAGAIALSCEANLLIADEPTTSLDVTTQLEYLKLLGEIQRKTGVAIVFITHDFGIVERICDRIAVMYAGRIVETGPTTYVTKKPIHPYTMALLDSVPKPGSKGDLLRSIEGQPPDPVNLPENCAFAPRCSRADTRCLNELPEETVIDSQRSVRCFHAG; this is encoded by the coding sequence GTGCGCGACATACAGAACAAGGAGAAACGATCCTCGGTTGAGATGAATGATGCGCTCTTGCGTGTTACCGATCTGAAAACTTATTTCTTTCTTCGCAGGGGCATCGTAAAGTCCGTCAATGGTGTAAGCTTCTCCCTGAAGAAGGGCGAGATTCTCGGCCTCGTTGGCGAATCAGCTTGCGGTAAAACGGTAACAGGCCTTTCGATACTGAGACTTGTTCCGGATCCGCCTGGAAAAATCGTGGGCGGTCACGTTTACTTTGAGGGCCAGGACCTGCTGACGAAGAGTGAAGAAGAGATGAGAAGACTACGGGGCTACAAAATCACAATGATCCAGCAGAATCCGGACAGCTCTCTCAATCCCGTATTCCGAATCGGGGACCAGGTGAGCGAAGCAATTGCCACCTGCCAAGAAATTGACAAAAAGGAACGGTGGGAAAAGGCGATAGAGATGTTGCATCTCGTGAGGATTGCTTCGCCTGGACTTCGTGCTCTTGAGTATCCTCACCAGATGAGCGGGGGCATGCGGCAAAGGGTGGCAGGTGCAATCGCTCTTTCATGTGAGGCGAACCTGTTGATTGCCGATGAGCCCACCACAAGCCTCGATGTGACAACGCAATTAGAATACCTCAAGCTTCTCGGCGAGATTCAGAGGAAAACAGGGGTCGCCATTGTTTTCATCACCCATGATTTCGGCATTGTCGAGCGTATTTGCGACCGCATCGCCGTCATGTACGCAGGAAGGATCGTGGAAACCGGTCCTACAACATACGTAACGAAAAAACCTATCCACCCTTATACAATGGCCCTGCTCGATTCTGTCCCAAAACCAGGATCAAAAGGCGACCTTCTTCGATCGATCGAAGGCCAGCCGCCCGACCCAGTTAACTTGCCCGAGAATTGTGCCTTTGCTCCCAGGTGTTCTCGTGCCGACACGAGATGCTTGAACGAGCTTCCGGAAGAAACCGTCATCGACAGTCAACGCTCCGTGAGGTGTTTTCATGCCGGTTGA
- a CDS encoding ABC transporter permease, translating into METVVREKMCSLPRRLPLRLKLGVLPAMLILIGFVLAAIFAEFLAPGNPKQIDLPHALMKPLTTVGATTVWLGTDKLGRDILSRIIFGARVSLTVALIGVIAAGSVGTFLGIIAGFKGGTVDSIISRAIDVMLGFPTILFALVLAIVLGPSLFNVALVVILVYWARYARQARGEALKVREMDYVTLARTAGCSNLVIMFRHIFPNVVNSLLIVSTVNIGTVITLEATLSFLGAGVPPPAPSWGTMCADGRDLLVSAWWVSFMPGLAITLVVLSGNIFGDWLRDRLDPNLRNI; encoded by the coding sequence ATGGAAACGGTTGTCCGAGAGAAGATGTGCAGTTTGCCAAGAAGATTGCCCCTGCGCCTAAAACTCGGTGTTCTTCCAGCCATGCTGATATTGATCGGCTTCGTTCTTGCTGCCATATTTGCGGAGTTCCTGGCGCCAGGTAACCCCAAGCAGATCGACCTGCCGCATGCGCTGATGAAACCCCTGACCACCGTGGGAGCCACCACCGTCTGGTTGGGTACTGACAAGCTGGGAAGGGATATTCTGAGCCGGATTATCTTCGGTGCCCGCGTCTCTCTCACGGTAGCCCTTATCGGGGTAATAGCAGCGGGGAGCGTTGGGACGTTTCTTGGAATTATAGCAGGCTTCAAAGGAGGGACGGTTGACAGCATTATCTCAAGGGCGATCGACGTGATGCTCGGATTTCCCACTATTCTTTTTGCTTTGGTCCTTGCCATCGTGCTCGGACCGTCTCTGTTCAACGTGGCGCTCGTTGTGATCCTTGTCTACTGGGCGCGTTATGCCAGACAGGCCCGTGGAGAAGCCCTCAAAGTAAGGGAAATGGACTACGTTACTCTGGCCCGGACCGCCGGTTGTTCCAATCTCGTTATCATGTTTCGTCACATCTTTCCGAACGTCGTAAACAGTCTGCTCATTGTGTCCACCGTGAACATAGGAACGGTCATCACCCTCGAGGCCACGTTGAGTTTTCTGGGGGCTGGCGTTCCGCCTCCCGCTCCCTCGTGGGGAACTATGTGCGCCGATGGAAGAGACCTCCTCGTCTCCGCCTGGTGGGTCTCCTTCATGCCTGGTCTTGCCATCACCTTGGTCGTTCTCTCCGGAAACATCTTCGGCGATTGGCTTAGGGACAGGCTCGACCCGAACCTGAGGAATATCTAG